The nucleotide sequence TAGAGAAATTTCAAGAATATCCATTTTCTTTGTTTTTAAATAAATCATGAAATCTAATACTTCTTCTAAAATAGGTTCAGGAGTTTTTTCAATTTCTTTGATGATTATTTCTTTAACTTTCATCATATATTTTGAAGTA is from Methanofastidiosum sp. and encodes:
- a CDS encoding DUF2281 domain-containing protein — its product is MKVKEIIIKEIEKTPEPILEEVLDFMIYLKTKKMDILEISLMSESSLKKDWLTVEEDNAWADL